TAACGATTTGTTCGTTTCGATTTCACAGGTCTCTGTCTCTCCTGTCACAAAACCACAACTGAGAGGAGAGACGGAGAGCAGAGGAGAGAGCCCGCTGTTTACACTAACAGCGggtggtgatcgctgtgataggctGTTCACAGCGGTCACCTCCTCCTATCAGAGGTTCCCCTAACATTGTCTCCAAGCCTCTGCTGTCAGCTAACAGCTGAGGCTTGGAGATATACACGCTGATTGCAGCGCGATCTCATTCTAAAGcgccgacgtagtttggcggcgctctagaataaagcccactaatgaccgccgtaaaaagacgtatcggcggtcattaaggggttaagccgttCTTCTGacgatcatataaaaaaaaattcgtgACTATTTCACGTGTACGAGCATCTGGCCATGGCTACATTCCAGAAGACACCCCCCACTAATGACTAGAAGGAGCGCGCCATGTACCCCATTCAGATTTGCATATCTGAGTGAAGCGGATGGTTGTAATGAGGGAAGATAAAGCAGTTACACGCTACAGCGCCACAGACCCTTAACTCTAGCActcgatttggggggggggggggggggcatcacaTTCCGATGTGTCTCAATGACAAACGCCATTCCAGTTTCAGCAACGAAGGTCATTTCTTATATAATGAAAACAATTCTCTATTATACTTTGTGTATAAATTTCTATGAGCTTTCAAGTTCTTTGCTTGCATTCATTGAATGGAAACCTTCATTTACTTAAAAATATGTCTCTTATATGTGATGCTCACAAAATGTGCAAAGCTTGTTACAGTATAGCACACTGGAGGTAGCcatacattagatgtatgtcagcCAAACCCACAGATTTCGGCCGACCATCTGATGAGTAATGCGGTAGATGACGACGGATGTCGGTGGGAGAGAAGGGTTGGGAAAGTCGGATTCCAAGATGCCGGATCCTTTTGTTTGCAAAAAGTTAAGCTGCTGCAGATGCTTTACTCCTTCCTATTGAGAGTGCATGTATGCTTGGCCGGGCGTGCATGGACATGGTCAATAAAAATAGCTGTGAGCCGTATGATCATTCGGTCAACATCTACCTGAAATGCATGGCCAGCCTTACACTCTTAAATTGTCTAAGTCTCCCAAAACAAAGGTGATTTCCTGCATTCCTGCCTCGCAAACCCTGATGAAAGCCGCCACAAGGGGGAGCTAGCTGCACATATCTATATTGCTTCTATTCACTTCATTTGTGTCTCAATAAAATGGAATTAATCAGTTCTCAGATAAAGCTGCAGAAACTTGGGAGTCAAACTTTTACGCGCGCAGACGCACTCACTGGCGTGGTGTAAAGCAGCTGTAGTGGCACAGACCACACACACTGGAAGTTCTTTTAATCTAGAACCTGATGGTCCAGTTTTGCTGTTCTGAGATTTATGGGATGTGAAACTAATGCGCCAGTAGCAAAGATGAAGGCTGTCTGATCTTAACTGCAAATCCTGCTTGGAAAAATTCATACCGTGTGCGTGTAATACTACGTTTCCACTTTAGTATCATGTCACCACCTGTAGCTTCCCAATGCTGCATTGCTGATGGGTCTGCACTTGGACTATGGTTGTCCTGATGGGAAAATTTATTTTAAAGAATACCTCCAGCAGAAACACAACTtcccatgtctgcattccccacctgactgtataccacactccttTTATGTATGCTGTACTTACTATTTGACCTGCTGCCTCGTCTGTGCTTTAAATAAGTCTCCATTTCGATTCTTAGATTTCCTCAGCTTTCTCTtcgtctctgctttgctatcaatcccatattgcttcagcacagcatcacatgaccagctaaagaccataccgttTCTGCATGATGGGTGACACTGAGATTATcattctctatattctcctaaataagctgagaaaccacaagcatacagacagggaggctgcactatattcttctgcaTTATACCTGCCTGATAGGAACCTGTCCAAGTATCAGTgggagctgatgatagaagtttctgtccgcccctgtgcaaaactagtgtggtacaggaactgctgaatccTGTGATGGGTGATAGATCttaatagactcaagtagagaaagtgtATCACCGAACccaattcacactgctgctaagcaacatcccagtctgatatatagagataaataacaggtgagagactaaCACAcagaataccataatggtacacacAGGAAAGTCTTTAAGCTTTCTTCcagaagaaacagcgccactcttgtccattggtcgtgtctggtattgccTCTCTGCTGCATTAATGGGACTTTTATTAGCAGTGaatagacaagagtggcactgttactTGTACAATGAAACCATAGTTCTCTATGGTCATACAACCATTGTAATGTGTCTCACAAAGCTGTGCAGTGGAGATCAGACCTCACATTAAAggatctgggtaagtattaagCTTTACACCCTATcgtcggaataaaaaaaaatacaatgcacTGTttatagtggaaaaaaaaaaaagtgactttaTGTTCTTCTCAGTGCTGTAACATGGAAGCAGAACAAGCAAATGATTCACGGCCACACAGGACAAGTCTGGTGCTACCCCGTCCTAGTATTGATACAGGCACGTAACCACCAGCTGTCGTAAACAATCCCTAACCCGCATGCTACTGCACTATAGGGATCATATCTGTTCAGTATCACATCCTGGGATGCCGTCTAACCCATTCAGCCCTGAGCGATAAAGCAGCCTCAAAAATGTATAGTCCTAGGTGGAGGAGAAGAATAAACTTAAACAAAACGACAGTGAACTAAATCATGGAGCTTGGGGATATAGGCTACCGGATCTTAGTTACATCCCCCGTTCCGTATTCCGCTTTCTTCTGCCTTTTAGTTGGTTCCATAATTTAGAGACGGATAATAGCATTTGTTACACCTCTTATGGGTCAAAATCGGAAGGTCCTTCAGAAGAGATCCTGCTAATTCTATTGCACCACATAGAGAGCTGCTTCGGAGACGCCATGTTTTCAAAGATCAGTCCCTTACGATGCTGTATTCTGCTCGGTAGACTCATTTTTGGCCTCTTCATAGACTGGTTCTTTGTCCGCGTCCTCTGGGTCAGGAACGTCTCCTTTGGCATTTGGAACCCATAGCCCAGAGTCAATGCACTGCTTCATATAAAACCTGGCTTCCTGTTGGATAGAGAACAGAGAATGCATATGATGCTGGGCAGGGAAACGGTGTGTCAGGCATGACTGATACGGTCACAATCAGAAGGCTTGGACTGCAATGCCATAGCATTGAGCGACATCTAGTGGTAAACTTAGGAATTACTGAAGTGGCTTTTCCAATTGACTTACATTGAAGTGGGGTAATCTTGAATTGCGTGAAATTTGCTTCCATCATTTTTCTCTTGTGGCCCCCCCCAAACACCCCACGATCGCTTGTCCAAAGTCATTGTGTATCAGTAGCCTTAGTAAGCAAGTGCAGCTTCAAAAtgaattaaaagaaaaacattgcCACTTTTCTTCTTCCCCCTTGCAGATGCCGTCATTTTTTCCAGACAGAAAAGTACAGCAttctgcgctattttgtctggcaaaacgACAGACGCCATGACGAAAACCCaacaaagtcaatgggttccgtcggttgTCCATCATGTGACGGATACAGCTGCTCCGTTTTTGCATTGTTCTGCTCATATAACAGAGCAGAACAACATAAAACCCGAACCcacatgtgaacagagacttattCTAGAGGCAAAATAACCCACATTACTGACTTACAGTAGGTTCCAGTTTGCTAATCGTGTCCTGCAACATCTGAATGTCTTTTGTATCAAAGCatttctgtaactcctatagaaagaaaaaaaggaagagaaaaaCTTTTTAAATATTAAATTAGCTCGTATGTCATCCTTAGGATTGCGTACATTTCCTACTTCACTaaaaattcactgtatttcaaagatacattcaattgtgctcccacaacataacaattttaaaggattcactggtgtgatatatgagtaaaatataacatttatttataactctctaaaaactggggtacaatcaccactgtgaaaaagccccaccgtgtgtataaaaaagtattaaataataaactctgagttataattcaattgtgaacctcctatagctcagtgttcaacaagaatatcaatacggaatcagcatttgaaaaatgggcataacaatagtcttgaccctaattcacactagagtccgtgataaccgcaccggaagctcctagtgttgaggtaaacaatgctagtgttcccaatgctaaacaattcctattcacaaccgacccaacgcgtttcaatactcatcatcaggggtctgtagcttggtcactctggccagggatgccagcgatatttagttcagcagcaggtattctgctgtactccacggaagcatgctcgcatagatgtcagcggctttTGCCTAAGGCTTCACACTCCGCAGACATTAAATTAGGAAATATCTAGGTACTGCCCTGCCAGGACCTTCCTTCTCCGTTACATCACTGCAGAACCGTTCCCTGCAACTCATGGTCCGGAGGGCACGGCCAATCCTGGTCCCTGTACATGTGTTCAATAGGAATCAAGGCTTGTCTATGGGAGGGGCCATCATACAGATTGACAGGGACCCAGAGAACATGATTCTTGGCAAGGAGATGGGAGACCAGACCTCAGATCTATGAAATATCAGGTTTGACACACTTTCTAGTCTTGAATGAACAAACATTAATAGGTCTGCagacaaaaaaaacactttcttttCTAGTtaacccttaaagggaaggtgtcacaaatttttatttattttttatataatattgcttttagtatattaaaataaatgttatttacttgtgttcttgtgttgtacttttacttctctatgggagctgccatttttgttttcatctctgtatgtgtcgattaacgactcatacagacatggaatacggcacatacagccccatagagaatgcgaacgggagccgttccattctctgcagcgtacgccatctgtgtgggaacggcgcatgcgccactctcacacagaccaaaaggaaggtctttggcagagcgaaatccggcgccattttcatgtgaaccggaagccgcggccggacagtaagatgaatctaatcctcctacactgcattcgctcagaaaatggcggcacacagtgtaggaggattaaagattcaaccccctccttctcctggaacTAGCCaaaataagggaggggggggggggattgtgtgaggacactagagcgagtgtgtctaccccaaatttgcagcataaagcaatgaggttgctttaccacatgccaatgctgcaattttgggaattgctccctctagtgaccagcacatggaaatgttagaaaatagaatctaatttataatatttcctgacttgtgaaaaaattaaaacaatgtctaatcatgtatatactgtttaactgaaaaaaaataaaaatttctagcgacacattccctttaagaaacctCTATCAGGATTGAAAGTCTTCCGCTAATGGAACTTCCTGTATCTCCCTCATTTACATGGCACATCCTTATTCCGGCAAGTCTTATATACCCGACACTGCGTCGATTCTATGCCCTTCCACACATAGTAGTAGCTCCTTGGAAACCTTAATCAACTCTCACATGGTATGGTGGACAATGTACAATCTCAGTGGTCTCCAAacggttgcaaaactacaactcccagcaattcCATGGCGAGACCACATACGCATGACCAAAGCCGATATAATAAAGTGACAACCACTTCAGAAGCCATTCTGCGAATCCTGAAGAATTTGTCCCTTTCCATTACCACAAGCAGGAGTGAGGGGTTGGGAGGTACCAGTTCGGCTAAGTTCAGAACGAATATATTGACCCCAATGCTGTATTTACACGTGGCGGTTGCTTGTGTTACATTACGGATGGAGTTACCCTGTGTCTGGTTTAATTTACTGGTCACTAGTAAATTGTCCGCTGTAATCTCAAAGATTTCCTCAGGTCACAAATAtgcctgaaccccccccccccccccccccgccttccTGAAACAACCAACGGCTCGTGATACGTCTCTAAGTCTGTAAAGCCGATTACATTCACGGAGATGCTTCACGATTCAATTTTATTTAAGCAGATTGTATCAATTGTTTCTTAATCCCACGACATACAGATAGAATATCAACGGAATTCTCATTCCTTCCTTACATAAAATTACCTGGACTACGGTCAAAAACCAAATCTTGTCATGATTATAGGATGACTCTACAGGACTGAATACAAGAGAGCTCTGATATATACTGTACGGTAATAATCCCTACACTTGCGTGATCACATGACCGGAACAGATTCTCTCTCTCTGGAAGTAGAGAGTTTTCATTCACTGAAAGAAAGCAGTGTTCTTAAATATAGTGAAGAACTGAACCACAAATTATTTTAGAAAAcggcataacttttcattatacaacaaACAAACTTTATCTGCCGAGTAACAAATTGGTCATATATTAAACACAAGGGTTGTGACATTTTAACGCGAGCCCCTTTTTAGAAGGAGTACATTAAATCCAGAAAAAAGTGGAAGCCAAAAAGCGCTACTtcgtcacatatatatatatatatggtctgatgaagacgccagcacggtgtcgaaacgcgtcccTTATTGAACCTGATAAAACGGAATTACGCATTACCTACTGGAGGACGTCTTTTATTTGTGATGAAGTAGCGCTTCTTGGCTTCCGGTTTATCTGGATTTAATGCGAAATGACGCGATGGAACCCTGTTGTCCCACCGGTTAGGAAGCAGCTGCAACCACATCAATCAATGCTTTTAATCAGTGTTGTGCCTGGACATCGCACGACCTGCCCCGGAGAGGTTCACTCCTACACCTGGATTGTGTCTCTTCCAAACTGTATTGGGATTTCTTCACCATGAGGCGCTTTTCTCTAATTTTTTCACAGATTATCAAGTATCCTTTTTTAGAAGGAAGCCGCCATGGAAATCAGATAGTCACTTGGGGGTACTTCTTCTGAAATCCTATCAGTGGATATTACCAAGCTGGCCACATATTTTCCCATGCAGGGACTGCCATCcagtgatcggacccccaccgattagatatttatcacctatcctatatcGATTATGGGAAATCCCTTTAAGACAACCCCTCTAAATGCTCTGAGTAGGTCATCACACCATCCCTGCTTCTCCCAGGGGCAGTCCCTAAAGACTGGCTAGGAGGGACATGAATGCAGCGGCACTGGCTGGTCAGTCTACTCCCACCGTGGAgtcggaatttaaaaaaaaaacagttgttaCTAACTTTGTTTTATTTCCGCACTTATTTGCAGGAAGTTAATGGAAACACTATTTGCTTTTATAAGAGCAGATGAAAACAAGCCCTGAACCGGTTATTTACCCAGGATGGGTGCAGCCCCTTCAGGACTATGGGCTCACCTGACTGCTgggtttgttaaaggggttgtcctgactCGTGTAAAGAAAACCTGTCAgctctactgacatgtctgtttgaGTAAATACATGCATTCCctgaaatagcaattctggagccTATTTTCTTACAACCTAAGGAACTTATGTGGtccctctgttactcctcctggataTGTATGCCTAATTGGACAGCTTGTGAATAGGGTGTGTCCCAACACACTTGAATACTGTCCAATCGGCGCAGACAATGTAGGGACATACCCTATTgaccaaggggaatggtaaccattatcaatttatttatacacttTCAGGAGGAATGACAGAGGAAAGCAGGGTgctaaagatgctccagaatagttATAAAGATttagtaaaacagacatgtcaccgTATAATCAAAGTTCTGCAAATTTCTAATGTCATTTTTTGTTTCAATTCTTCACAAGAcgtctgcttgctgttagtgaatagaAGCATTCTAGGTTGGATTTAGAGGCTGAAAACCGGTCCGGACCATGTCCTGCACATATAGGCGAGTTGGCAGTAAATCGATATTTCGTCAGCCCGGCTTCTCCAGACTGCCCACATCCTGTGAAGCTGCCTATACGATTGCTGCGCAGACTATCACACTAGGTGAAGTAGGGAGAATTCCTATACAGCCACCTTTAGCCGTGTTGCACATGACCGTGTGCCACTCGGGCAGTTTTccacagcatccgagtggcacccgatagttttcaccgaTTTATTCACGTCAGTGCTTGAATCACGGAACCGACTCTCCGATCGGTGGGAAGATAGAATATGCcccatctttccacggatcagagaCGGGACTCGGGCAGGAAACACGCGGTCATGTGCAAGAGCCCTCACTGCTCTGTTACAATTATCAAATGTTTTGACGTTTTGTCATAACCCTACAGAACCCCTTTTAGTCACATCACACAGACTTACAGGTGGGAGAGTCTCGTAAACCTCAACAGGATCCAGTCCCCCGGGTCCCAGTCTCTTCTTCCGCTCCTCCTCTTCATACTCTTTCAAGGCCTTTTCTATTCGGACTTTTGCTCGTTCTCTTACTCGGTCCTTGAAAGCGTCCAGCTCGTCGGTGAAGGCATCCATGTATTGCTGGTCAGCGGTCTGCAGTGGGAATAGTGGTCAGTTTCCAATCATTTATACAACCTAGGGGTCACAGATACAATATTGCAAGTCCCCTCAATATAGACTTATAACAAACTGACCTGACTGGAATAGTAAAtatcaggacaacccctttctatATGGATGTCATGGAGAGGAGGATCTCATGGTCAGGGCCCCTCTGCCTAAGCTgcagtagaggaggaggaggaggatctcATGGTCAGGACCCCTCTGCCTAAGCTgcagtagaggaggaggaggatctcATGGTCAGGACCCCTCTGCCTAAGCTGCAGTAGAGGAGAGGAGGATCTCATGGTCAGGACCCCTCTGCCTTAGCTGCAGTAGAGGAGAGGAGGATCTCATGGTCAGGACCCCTCTGCCTTAGCTgcagtagaggaggaggaggaggatctcATGGTCAGGACCCCTCTGCCTAAGCTGCAGTAGAGGAGAGGAGGATCTCATGGTCAGGACCCCTCTGCCTTAGCAGCAGTAGAGGAGAGGAGGATCTCATGGTCAGGACCCCTCTGCCTAAGCTGCAGTAGAGGAGAGGAGGATCTCATGGTCAGGACCCCTCTGCCTAAGCTGCAGTAGAGGAGAGGAGGATCTCATGGTCAGGACCCCTCTGCCTTAGCTGCAGTAGAGGAGAGGAGGATCTCATGGTCAGGACCCCTCTGCCTTAGCAGCAGTAGAGGAGAGGAGGATCTCATGGTCAGGACCCCTCTGCCTTAGCAGCAGTAGAGGAGAGGAGGATCTCATGGTCAGGACCCCTCTGCCTTAGCAGCAGTAGAGGAGAGGAGGATCTCATGGTCAGGACCCCTCTGCCTTAGCAGCAGTAGAGGAGAGGAGGATCTCATGGTCAGGACCCCTCTGCCTTAGCAGCAGTAGAGGAGAGGAGGATCTCATGGTCAGGACCCCTCTGCCTAAGCTGCAGTAGAGGACTGTGACCGTGTGTTATAGGGGTGCAGTAAATGTGAACGGACGTAATGTACCATTACATTTCCCCTACACCCGAGGAAATGTATTCCACGATATCAGCGGATCAGAAGATTTTATTGGCGGGGTCCGGGCATGGAGATGCCCACTGAACTCTTGCATTCATCAAACCTCCATGCCTCTTTGATTCCTATCGGCCCCTCTCGGCTTCACTAGGGGGGAGAACCTCGGCCCATAACAACCTATGGCCCGTCAGCTCATCTCTCCAGTGAAGCCAACAAAGCGAATGCTGCAGCAACTTTTTGCTAGTGatccgtgggggtctcagtgcgcaGACCCCACAAATACTATCTCATCACTTGATGCTATGGTCTTCTAATAGAGGACTACAAGTTCCTCCAAGCTTTGCAGGAGGCACAGGACAGATCACGGTATCATACCTACAAAGCTAGTTCCTGTATAGCGGAAAAGCCAGTGATGGCTGATAACAGCGATATGTTTTTCGGGCCCAGCTGTGATGTGGCGGTTACATAAAAGAGGTAGCCTTTGATCACCGCACCTTCATAAACGTCTATTTTCATAGTCTCTTAGATCGTCACAAAACAGGGTGATGGCGGGGAAACTAAAGTCAGCACAACTCAAAATCAATGGGCCATCAGTGTGATACAAAGacacaatggcccacatttacgaATAATGACTGAGTTGGACAGGGTGGATGGTGagatttgcaccaaatttattaaaagcttGCACACCTCTTCTTACGCCTGGGAGAGCCCACCCACTTTTCTTTCAGGACAGCTATTTTTGtgattttcgttttcattttttcatccccgccttccaaaagccatcttTTTCCATTGGTAtagcgatatgagggcttgttttttgcggagcgagctgtagtttctattcgtaccattttgggctgcatgagactttttgatcactttatttcatttttttgtaagatttgaagtgaccaaaaaacagagattctggcgttttaacatataacacgttaaataacgctatatagtatatatatatatattgtaatagttcggacttttgcggacacagcgatacccattttgtgtagtttttttatatcaatttagaGGAGAAATGGTAAAAGTTTTTTTGACActactaaaaatgtatttaacaatttatttattttaaacattttattagtccccatagggggACTTAaatcagcgatcgttagatcgctggtacaatacactgcaatactaatatattgaagTATGGTCatgtttacaggctcctgttaagccgtgccagagacacggcttaacgggagatgaagaaaggcagcctCCATTATGACCCTGGGCTTCCAAGACAACCATTGGCAACCCCCAATCGCGTCGTGGGGTCCATGAGCTGTCATCCTGAtgctccttttaaaaaaaaaaaaaacaccttgatgAACGTGGGCCACTAGGTCTGCCAAAAGGATAGCCGCTCTTTCCAGTAGCACGCCGTACTAGCTGATCTACAGAACCGCTGCCCCCCCAGGTCACCTTGGTAAACAGCAGAGTTCATTCACTACTAACCTTTATCTTAGTAAAGAACTGGCGGAAGCACGCTCTGGGATCCACCTTCAGGCTTTTAGCCAGCTCCAGAATAAACTGCATGACGATAGTCTGGTGGGCGACTTGTTCCATTAGGGCATGTTTCTACAGCAAGAAAACACAGGGGTTATTTCAGGACGAAAAACAAGTCTCCATTCACTCACATAACATGACTCTACAGAGGCAACATTCAGACACCAGCATAACATATTCCACATCTGCTGCAGCAACGATAAACCGGACCGATATTATACACATCATTCTCAAAGGAGTTGCCTTACATtagaaaacagcgccactcttgtccgtaggctgtgtttggtactgcagctctgccctaTGCATGTGAATGCGGCTGAGCTGAAATACCAAACAACCACAAGAGTTGCAATATTTCTATGAAATAACAGACCCGTTTTTCTGATTAATAGCCTTGCAGCCAAAGCCAAGTACTGCATGTTACCTCAGCGGAGTTATAATGGACATAGACTTTTTATAAAACTTCACGTCACAAGGATAGTCCTTTAAATTAAAACGGTTAtccaaaacgaaaaaaaataataatatatatcctTGAATGAGcccaaaaaaaaagaacaacaaacGCTGTAATATTTTAACGTTAGAAATTACGTTCTGGTCACCTATGCTGCATTGTCGTCCAAAATAAGGTCACGTCACATGACCGCGCAATAACCATTGGCTGTCCGTAATGTGCTACAGCATTACTATGGGCGACAGATTCAAAACTCTGATCGGAGCAGTCAGCAGACATTCTAGCGATCAGCAGAGGTCACagatgttggacccccaccgatctgacatTGGtgacatatcctagcgatatataCCAACAGTGCTAGGGGTAAGCCAACCGTTTTAATGTACTTTTGGGCTCCATGCACAAAAGCGTATTGGAGACCCCAACAACACAGATCCTGAATGCCCTTTGTGTTCGCTAGGCCCCCTGCTTACCCGCAGTGCTCCAACACATGCCTTATTATGGGTTGTATTGCTTCAAGAGGAGAATACTATGGCACCTGTAAGTACTGCAATATAGCTTCGTATTACAATCAGCATGTCTCCATGTacggtgtgtatgaggccttaaggCTCTGTTCTCATCTGTCAAACGTATGCTAAATAGGACACTTTTGGCATATGCGGAGTCCCATAGAAACCTATGGGAATGTAACAATATACATTTTTAGAGTTCTATGACCCACATGtggtgtgaacggagcctttttTTCTGCAGAATGAGCATGGATTTTTTGCCAAcctcattcctagatgaacaaatctgccgcatgtgaatagaccctaaggctggattcacacgagcgtgtgcattttgcgcgtgcaaaaggcacttaacagctccgtgtgtcatcaccatatgatgtgcggctgtgtgattttcgcgcagccgccatcattatgacactgtttgtatgtttgaaaACAGACAAGCacgtgacttcaatggatgcgcgaGACACGCAGAAATAAAGGACATGTCGTGTTAAATtacagactgtctgcacggccccaatagactaatataggtccgtgcgaggcgcgtgaaaatcacgcgcgttgcacggacgtatatcacgttcgtctgaataagcccttaatcgCACTTTACCAGCTAATCCTCTCACCTCTTCCACTTCCAGATCAATACACCAAATGACCAGGTAGTTGGcggtctcctcacacaccaggtgAGGGTTATCAGACAGGTACTTCTGACTGTCGTCCCAGCGGTGCAGCATTCCTAGTATATAGGGAGAGTAGAGAACATTACTTATTGGACAGCTGCCATATCACCCTGTGGCAGAGGTCATATACCAGGGCGCAATTCAACCACCCACACATGCTTTAAATAGGATTGTGCTAAGCTTTCCTCCAACACTGCAAAGATGCCACTACTCAAGCAGTATAGAGCATTTCCACCATGTACTCATTCATATATGACTGCCGCCATGGACCCAATTGGGGTTTTTTTATGGTCCGAAAACGCTCTGTGGCAGATCCCAGCATTAAAACTACTGTCCGACATACTGGAGAAGGTAAGGGACAATCATTCTGAGCCTATATCGATCACTTTATCACCTATTGATTTAGATTGTGCCgattaaaaatgaaaacaaatgtgttcttgaatt
This is a stretch of genomic DNA from Rhinoderma darwinii isolate aRhiDar2 unplaced genomic scaffold, aRhiDar2.hap1 Scaffold_3877, whole genome shotgun sequence. It encodes these proteins:
- the CDC37 gene encoding LOW QUALITY PROTEIN: hsp90 co-chaperone Cdc37 (The sequence of the model RefSeq protein was modified relative to this genomic sequence to represent the inferred CDS: inserted 1 base in 1 codon), which produces MVDYSVWDHIEVSDDEDDTHPNIDTAXLFRWRHQARVERMEQFDKEREELQKGTNDCKKKLVECQNKLKELQVQDTVKPDAEKLKKEVEQLKKEEKNWQKKEDDLKKKEKTMPWNVDTLSKEGFSKSVFNVKPEVNDETEEQKEQKHKTFVEKNLKPLKHFGMLHRWDDSQKYLSDNPHLVCEETANYLVIWCIDLEVEEKHALMEQVAHQTIVMQFILELAKSLKVDPRACFRQFFTKIKTADQQYMDAFTDELDAFKDRVRERAKVRIEKALKEYEEEERKKRLGPGGLDPVEVYETLPPELQKCFDTKDIQMLQDTISKLEPTEARFYMKQCIDSGLWVPNAKGDVPDPEDADKEPVYEEAKNESTEQNTAS